A region of Cellulophaga sp. RHA19 DNA encodes the following proteins:
- the bcp gene encoding thioredoxin-dependent thiol peroxidase, giving the protein MNTLKVGDKVADFTSKDQDGNAVSLSDYKGKKLIVFFYPKASTPGCTAEACNLRDNYKELQDQGYELLGVSADSAKRQSNFKTKYEFPFPLLADEDHTVLNIFGVWGTKKFMGKVYDGIHRKTFIIDENGVVTKVIDKVKTKDHAAQILE; this is encoded by the coding sequence ATGAATACTTTAAAAGTAGGAGACAAAGTAGCAGATTTTACGTCAAAAGATCAAGATGGTAATGCTGTAAGCTTATCAGATTATAAAGGAAAAAAGTTGATTGTGTTCTTTTATCCAAAAGCAAGTACTCCTGGTTGTACTGCAGAAGCTTGTAATTTAAGAGATAATTATAAAGAATTACAAGACCAAGGATATGAACTTTTAGGTGTTAGTGCAGATTCTGCAAAAAGACAATCTAACTTTAAAACAAAGTATGAGTTTCCTTTTCCTCTACTAGCAGATGAAGACCATACTGTATTAAATATTTTTGGCGTTTGGGGTACAAAAAAGTTTATGGGTAAAGTTTATGACGGTATACATAGAAAAACATTTATTATAGATGAAAACGGTGTTGTAACCAAAGTAATAGATAAGGTTAAAACAAAAGACCACGCTGCACAAATATTAGAATAA
- a CDS encoding endonuclease III domain-containing protein encodes MTKAEKVTFTIDKLKELYPTIPVPLDHKDPYTLLIAVLMSAQSTDVRVNKITPLLFKKADNPYDMVKLTVDEIREIIKPVGLSPMKAKGIHGLSQMLIDKHNGIVPKDMESLEKFPAVGHKTAGVVVSQAFGIPAFPVDTHIHRLMYRWGFTNGKNVVQTEKDAKRLFPKELWNDLHLQIIWYGRDYSPARGWNLDNDIITKTIGRKTVIEEYYKTKKSR; translated from the coding sequence ATGACCAAGGCAGAAAAAGTTACTTTTACAATAGACAAACTTAAAGAGTTATACCCAACAATACCAGTACCTTTAGACCACAAAGATCCGTATACACTACTAATTGCAGTATTAATGTCTGCACAAAGTACAGATGTACGCGTAAATAAAATTACACCATTATTGTTTAAAAAGGCAGACAACCCATATGATATGGTAAAACTAACCGTAGATGAAATTAGAGAAATTATAAAACCTGTTGGTTTGTCTCCTATGAAAGCTAAAGGAATACACGGTTTATCACAAATGTTAATAGATAAACACAATGGCATAGTTCCTAAGGATATGGAATCTTTAGAAAAGTTTCCGGCTGTAGGTCATAAAACTGCAGGTGTTGTAGTGTCACAAGCATTTGGTATACCTGCATTTCCTGTAGATACACACATACACAGATTAATGTATAGATGGGGATTTACAAATGGTAAAAATGTGGTACAAACAGAAAAAGATGCAAAAAGATTATTTCCTAAAGAATTATGGAACGATCTTCATTTGCAAATTATTTGGTACGGTAGAGACTATTCTCCTGCTAGAGGATGGAATCTAGATAATGATATAATTACAAAAACGATAGGAAGAAAAACAGTAATTGAAGAATATTATAAAACAAAAAAGAGCCGTTAA
- a CDS encoding RNA polymerase sigma factor has protein sequence MDLQIEDSVLVKKYITGDEKSLEILINRHNQRISSFIYSKVLDRDITEDIFQDTFIKVIKTLKKGSYSEEGKFLPWVMRIAHNLIIDHFRKNKRMPMFEGSDDFNIFSVISDDKLNAEKQLIKNQIDSDLKVLIEELPEDQKEVLLMRIYKDMSFKEISENTGVSINTALGRMRYALINMRKIIEKHNIVLTN, from the coding sequence ATGGATCTACAAATTGAAGACTCAGTATTAGTAAAAAAATATATTACAGGAGATGAAAAATCTCTAGAAATATTAATAAATAGACACAACCAAAGAATTAGTAGTTTTATTTACTCTAAAGTATTAGATAGAGACATTACTGAGGATATATTTCAAGATACTTTTATTAAAGTGATAAAAACTTTAAAAAAGGGTTCTTATAGTGAAGAAGGTAAATTTTTACCGTGGGTAATGAGAATTGCACACAATTTAATTATAGATCACTTTAGAAAAAATAAGCGTATGCCAATGTTTGAAGGTAGCGATGATTTTAATATTTTTTCTGTAATAAGTGATGATAAGTTAAACGCAGAAAAACAATTAATAAAAAATCAGATCGATTCTGACCTTAAAGTTCTTATTGAAGAATTACCAGAAGATCAAAAAGAAGTTTTATTAATGCGTATCTATAAGGATATGAGTTTTAAAGAAATCTCTGAAAATACAGGAGTTAGCATTAACACTGCATTAGGAAGAATGAGATATGCTTTAATTAATATGAGAAAAATTATAGAAAAACATAATATCGTTTTAACGAATTAA
- the uvrA gene encoding excinuclease ABC subunit UvrA, giving the protein MNTLLDVDPKHNIIIKGAKLHNLKNIDVIIPRNKLVVITGLSGSGKSSLAFDTLYAEGQRRYVESLSSYARQFLGKLDKPKVDYIKGIAPAIAIEQKVNSTNPRSTVGTTTEIYDYLKLLYARIGKTISPVSGKQVKKHTVTDVINFIKEFNDNTKLLLLAPIKVKEDREPLKALEMFSKQGYARIKHKGKVIRIDDSITEMDREFFLVVDRIITKDDEDFYNRLANAVDTAFFEGEGNCIIEELETEKQTPFSNKFELDGIKFIEPNVHLFSFNNPFGACPTCEGYGDVIGIDQDLVVPNTALSVYEGAIFPWKGESMGKYKDDFIAAAYKFDFPVHKPWFELTDEQKQLVWDGNKSFTGLNKFFAMLEDKSYKIQNRVMLSRYRGKTKCSTCNGKRLRPETDYVKVNDKCISELVELPIELLTDFFNSFKLNKHDAQIAKRLLVEITTRLNFLNKVGLSYLTLNRKSNTLSGGESQRINLATSLGSSLVGSMYILDEPSIGLHPKDTENLIDVLKSLRDLGNTVIVVEHDEDIMNAADQVIDIGPEAGTHGGEVVANGTMADILKSTSLTASYLNGTKQIKVPEKRRNFTNFIRINGARENNLKNIDVTFPLGILTVVTGVSGSGKSTLVKKLLYPIVLKEIGGYGEKAGQFTSVEGEYKDIKNVEFVDQNPIGRSSRSNPVTYIKAYDDIRALFASQKLSKLRAYQAKHFSFNVDGGRCEKCKGEGEITVEMQFMADVHLLCDACNGKRFKKEVLEVKFQDANIDDVLTMTIDDAIAFFEEHQQTKIMNKLKPLQDVGLGYVTLGQSSSTLSGGEAQRIKLASFLIKGKTTNKSLFIFDEPTTGLHFHDIKKLLKSFNALIAKGHSVVVIEHNIDLIKCADFIIDLGQEGGTKGGQLIATGTPEQIAKSKKSFTAKYLQEKL; this is encoded by the coding sequence ATGAATACACTTTTAGACGTCGACCCAAAACACAATATTATTATTAAGGGTGCTAAACTGCACAACCTCAAAAATATAGACGTAATAATTCCTAGAAATAAATTAGTTGTTATTACTGGATTATCTGGTTCTGGTAAATCTAGCCTTGCTTTTGACACGCTTTATGCAGAAGGGCAACGTAGGTATGTAGAGAGTTTATCATCTTATGCACGTCAATTTTTAGGGAAATTAGATAAACCTAAAGTAGATTATATAAAAGGTATAGCTCCTGCAATTGCTATAGAACAAAAAGTAAACTCTACTAACCCGCGTTCTACAGTTGGTACAACAACAGAAATTTATGATTATTTAAAACTGCTGTATGCAAGAATTGGTAAAACCATATCTCCTGTTTCTGGTAAGCAAGTAAAAAAGCATACCGTTACAGATGTAATAAACTTTATTAAAGAATTTAACGACAATACTAAGTTGTTATTGTTAGCTCCTATTAAAGTTAAAGAAGATAGAGAACCTTTAAAAGCTTTAGAAATGTTTTCTAAACAAGGGTATGCTAGAATAAAACATAAAGGTAAAGTTATACGTATAGACGATTCTATTACAGAAATGGATAGAGAATTCTTTTTAGTAGTAGATAGAATTATAACTAAAGATGATGAAGATTTTTATAACAGACTTGCAAATGCAGTAGATACTGCTTTTTTTGAAGGAGAAGGTAATTGTATTATAGAAGAACTAGAAACAGAGAAACAAACTCCTTTTAGTAATAAGTTTGAGTTAGACGGAATTAAATTTATAGAACCAAACGTACACCTATTTAGTTTTAATAACCCTTTTGGCGCATGTCCAACTTGCGAAGGTTATGGTGATGTTATTGGTATAGACCAAGACTTGGTTGTTCCTAATACAGCACTATCTGTATATGAAGGTGCAATTTTTCCTTGGAAAGGAGAAAGTATGGGTAAATATAAGGACGACTTTATAGCTGCGGCTTATAAGTTTGATTTTCCTGTGCACAAACCTTGGTTTGAGTTAACCGATGAGCAAAAACAATTAGTTTGGGATGGTAATAAATCTTTTACCGGACTAAATAAGTTTTTTGCAATGCTTGAAGATAAAAGCTACAAAATACAAAACCGAGTAATGTTATCTCGTTACAGAGGAAAAACAAAATGTAGTACTTGTAATGGCAAACGTCTACGTCCAGAGACAGATTATGTAAAGGTTAATGATAAATGTATATCTGAACTTGTAGAACTACCTATAGAGTTGCTAACAGATTTTTTTAACTCTTTTAAGCTTAACAAGCACGATGCACAAATAGCTAAACGACTTTTAGTAGAAATTACAACAAGACTTAACTTTTTAAATAAAGTAGGTTTAAGTTACTTAACGCTAAACCGAAAATCTAATACATTATCTGGTGGCGAGAGCCAGCGCATAAACCTAGCAACATCTTTAGGTAGTAGCTTGGTTGGTTCTATGTATATATTAGATGAGCCAAGTATAGGATTACACCCAAAAGATACAGAAAACTTAATAGATGTTTTAAAATCTTTAAGAGATTTAGGAAACACTGTTATAGTTGTAGAACATGATGAGGATATTATGAATGCTGCAGACCAAGTTATAGACATAGGTCCTGAGGCTGGTACACACGGTGGCGAGGTTGTTGCCAATGGCACAATGGCTGATATTTTAAAATCTACATCCTTAACAGCTAGTTACCTTAATGGTACTAAACAGATAAAAGTTCCTGAGAAAAGAAGAAACTTCACCAATTTTATTAGAATAAATGGTGCAAGAGAAAATAACCTCAAAAATATAGATGTTACTTTTCCTTTAGGTATACTAACCGTTGTAACGGGTGTATCTGGTAGTGGTAAAAGTACATTAGTTAAAAAACTACTATATCCTATAGTATTAAAAGAAATTGGAGGCTATGGAGAAAAAGCCGGACAGTTTACTTCTGTAGAAGGAGAATATAAGGATATTAAAAATGTAGAGTTTGTAGATCAAAACCCAATTGGTAGGTCTTCTAGATCTAACCCTGTAACTTATATAAAGGCTTACGATGATATTAGAGCATTGTTTGCTTCTCAAAAATTAAGTAAACTTAGAGCCTACCAAGCAAAACACTTTTCTTTTAATGTAGATGGTGGTCGCTGTGAAAAATGTAAAGGTGAAGGAGAAATTACTGTAGAAATGCAGTTTATGGCAGATGTACACTTGTTATGTGATGCTTGTAATGGTAAACGATTTAAAAAAGAAGTTCTAGAAGTTAAGTTTCAGGATGCTAATATAGATGATGTTTTAACTATGACTATTGATGATGCTATTGCATTTTTTGAAGAGCATCAACAAACAAAAATAATGAATAAGCTTAAACCATTGCAAGATGTTGGTTTGGGTTATGTTACTTTAGGTCAATCTTCTTCTACCCTATCTGGTGGTGAAGCACAACGTATTAAATTAGCATCGTTCTTAATTAAAGGTAAAACAACTAACAAGTCTTTATTTATTTTTGATGAGCCAACAACTGGTTTACACTTTCATGATATTAAAAAATTATTAAAATCTTTTAATGCTCTTATAGCCAAAGGACATTCTGTTGTGGTAATAGAACACAATATAGATTTAATTAAATGTGCAGATTTTATTATAGATTTAGGGCAAGAAGGTGGTACTAAAGGTGGCCAATTAATAGCTACTGGTACTCCAGAACAAATTGCAAAAAGTAAAAAATCGTTCACAGCTAAATATCTTCAAGAAAAACTATAG
- a CDS encoding lipopolysaccharide biosynthesis protein: MGIVFKQTFNNTIVTFVGFGIGAINTLFFYTNFLSKENYGLVTVILATAALLMPLLTFGVQNTLVKFYSSYKDGEESTAFLSLMLYLPLLIIIPFALFTFFATDFIGDFLAEKNKEVRGYVWYIFLVGLAMSYFEIFYSWVKVHMKSVFGNFMKEVFGRLCIAILLVLVYYNIIGVDFFLKALVGVYVLRLLIMKLYAFSLEMPGFSFKLPKNYISIVKYSALIILGGSAAVILLEIDKFMLNQYVAIENVAFYGVSVFIATVITVPSRAMHQITHPLTAKLLNNNDRRELRKLYKKSSLTLFIISGIIFLLIILNLQELYKLMPVAYRGGMLVVFLIGLTKVLDALLGNSNSILFNSDYYRAILVMGVMLAILVVVLNYVLIPAYGLEGAAWATFIAIASFNAVKIGYVYSKFKMHPFSLDTLKVLLLLCVLGGLFFYVNFNFYPVINIALKSIIISIVYIFVLYKLRVSEDVYSIVSPYFNKKSK; the protein is encoded by the coding sequence ATGGGTATCGTATTTAAACAAACTTTTAACAATACTATTGTAACCTTTGTTGGTTTTGGTATAGGTGCCATTAATACTCTTTTTTTTTATACCAATTTTTTATCTAAAGAAAATTACGGTTTAGTAACCGTTATATTGGCAACTGCTGCGTTATTAATGCCTCTGCTAACGTTTGGTGTACAAAATACACTAGTTAAATTTTATAGTAGTTATAAAGATGGTGAGGAGTCCACTGCTTTTTTAAGCCTTATGCTTTATTTGCCTTTACTTATAATTATACCATTTGCACTGTTTACTTTTTTTGCTACCGATTTTATAGGAGATTTTTTAGCTGAAAAAAATAAAGAAGTAAGAGGTTATGTTTGGTATATTTTTTTAGTAGGCCTTGCTATGTCTTATTTTGAAATTTTTTACTCCTGGGTAAAAGTGCATATGAAATCTGTTTTTGGAAACTTTATGAAAGAAGTTTTTGGTAGGCTTTGTATAGCTATTTTACTTGTATTGGTATATTACAACATAATTGGAGTAGACTTTTTTTTAAAAGCTTTGGTTGGTGTTTACGTACTGCGTTTGCTAATAATGAAACTTTATGCCTTTAGTTTAGAAATGCCTGGTTTTAGTTTTAAGCTTCCAAAAAATTATATTTCAATTGTAAAATACAGTGCACTTATAATACTAGGTGGTTCTGCAGCTGTTATATTATTAGAGATAGATAAATTTATGCTTAACCAGTATGTTGCTATAGAAAATGTTGCTTTTTATGGTGTTTCTGTGTTTATAGCTACTGTAATTACTGTACCGTCTAGAGCTATGCATCAAATTACACATCCGCTTACTGCAAAATTGCTTAACAACAATGACAGGCGAGAGTTACGTAAATTGTATAAAAAATCTTCTTTAACCTTATTTATTATATCAGGAATTATTTTTTTGTTGATAATCTTAAATCTTCAGGAGCTATACAAGCTAATGCCTGTGGCTTATAGAGGAGGAATGTTAGTTGTGTTTTTAATTGGTCTAACAAAAGTTTTAGATGCTCTTTTAGGAAATAGTAATTCTATCCTTTTTAATTCTGACTATTACAGAGCAATTTTAGTAATGGGAGTAATGCTGGCTATTTTAGTTGTGGTCTTAAACTATGTTCTAATTCCTGCGTATGGGTTAGAAGGTGCAGCTTGGGCAACATTTATAGCTATAGCAAGTTTTAATGCTGTAAAAATAGGCTATGTGTATTCCAAGTTTAAAATGCATCCGTTTAGTTTAGATACTCTTAAGGTGTTGTTACTTTTATGTGTGTTAGGTGGTTTGTTTTTCTATGTTAATTTTAATTTTTATCCTGTAATAAACATTGCTTTAAAAAGTATCATAATTAGTATTGTTTATATTTTTGTGCTTTATAAACTTAGAGTCTCTGAAGATGTGTACAGTATAGTATCTCCTTATTTCAACAAAAAAAGCAAATAA
- a CDS encoding glycosyltransferase family 4 protein produces MQKVLIIAYYWPPAGGPGVQRWLKFVTYLRDFNIEPVVYVPENPSYPIVDTSFVNEIPDGIKIYKHKINEPYGWASFLSKNKTKKISSGLIQSKNQSVIEKILLWVRGNFFIPDARKNWVKPSVNYLSSILVEEQINTIITTGPPHSVHLIGLKLKDKLGVNWVSDFRDPWTSIGYHKKLKLSKASAKKHKYLEHLVLNSADSIIVTSNTTKTEFKEITTKPIEVITNGFDGAISSGVALDAMFTISHIGSLLTGRNPENLWQALSELCNENEEFKNSLSLQFIGVVSEDVLETIYKYNLKSYVNLIGYVSHTEALAYQEKSQVLLLSEIDSADTIGIIAGKLFEYMRAKRPILAIGPKGWEVSTIIKETNTGVAFNYNDTSNLKSLLLDWFYKYQTKKLNVNSTNINTYSRKERTAKLANHLYGYRI; encoded by the coding sequence ATGCAGAAGGTGCTAATTATTGCTTATTATTGGCCACCGGCAGGTGGTCCTGGTGTGCAGCGCTGGCTTAAATTTGTTACATACTTAAGGGATTTTAATATAGAGCCTGTAGTTTATGTGCCAGAAAATCCTAGTTACCCAATTGTAGATACTTCATTTGTAAATGAAATCCCAGATGGCATTAAAATTTACAAACATAAAATAAATGAACCTTATGGTTGGGCTAGCTTTTTATCAAAAAATAAAACAAAGAAAATTAGTTCAGGTCTAATACAGAGTAAAAATCAATCTGTAATAGAAAAAATTTTGCTTTGGGTTCGTGGTAATTTTTTTATACCTGATGCTCGTAAAAATTGGGTAAAACCATCTGTTAATTATTTATCTTCAATACTAGTAGAAGAGCAAATAAATACAATAATAACAACAGGACCACCACATAGTGTACATTTAATAGGTTTAAAACTAAAGGATAAATTAGGGGTAAATTGGGTGTCAGACTTTAGAGATCCTTGGACGTCTATTGGGTACCATAAAAAACTAAAGTTAAGTAAGGCATCAGCTAAAAAACATAAGTATTTAGAACATTTAGTATTAAATAGCGCAGATAGTATTATTGTTACAAGTAATACTACTAAAACTGAGTTTAAAGAAATAACAACTAAACCAATAGAGGTAATAACTAACGGCTTTGATGGTGCTATTTCTAGTGGTGTAGCCTTAGATGCTATGTTTACCATTTCTCATATAGGATCTTTACTAACTGGGCGTAACCCAGAAAATTTGTGGCAAGCATTGTCTGAGTTGTGTAATGAAAACGAAGAGTTTAAAAATAGTTTATCGCTTCAGTTTATTGGTGTAGTAAGTGAAGATGTTTTAGAAACAATTTACAAATACAATTTAAAGTCTTACGTAAATTTAATTGGTTACGTGTCACATACAGAAGCATTGGCATATCAAGAAAAATCACAAGTATTATTACTTTCAGAAATAGATTCTGCAGATACAATTGGTATTATTGCAGGCAAGTTGTTTGAGTATATGCGGGCAAAAAGGCCAATTTTAGCAATAGGACCTAAAGGTTGGGAGGTAAGTACCATAATAAAAGAGACAAATACTGGAGTTGCTTTTAATTACAATGATACATCTAATTTAAAAAGTTTACTTTTAGATTGGTTTTATAAATATCAAACAAAAAAATTAAACGTTAATTCTACTAATATTAATACATACAGTAGAAAAGAACGTACAGCTAAATTAGCCAATCATTTATATGGGTATCGTATTTAA